Proteins encoded together in one Limisphaerales bacterium window:
- a CDS encoding DUF4389 domain-containing protein: MRVRQRPVRLHCVLRIFAGIYVGVPHGICLFFRQIAGYVLLVVAWFAVLFTGRYPKGMHDFQVGNIRWGLRVMAYITMLTDRYPPFSGKP; this comes from the coding sequence TTGCGCGTCCGGCAACGTCCAGTGCGGCTGCATTGTGTGCTGCGAATTTTTGCAGGAATTTACGTGGGCGTTCCGCATGGGATTTGCCTGTTCTTTCGGCAAATCGCCGGTTACGTGCTGCTCGTGGTGGCGTGGTTTGCGGTGCTGTTTACGGGGAGATACCCGAAGGGGATGCACGATTTTCAGGTGGGCAACATCCGTTGGGGATTGCGCGTGATGGCGTACATCACGATGTTGACCGACCGGTACCCGCCATTCAGCGGGAAACCTTAA
- a CDS encoding leucine-rich repeat domain-containing protein, producing the protein MSMTVCAECGDPLSTTAAACPHCGAPAAVALRVPAAVPTDWPEALEAAVRASLQWPEGQLTAECLARVESVKLDETEAEDLTHWVAGLRCLPALKMLGFSRAGIADAGPLRELVGLRYLYLEKNHVTDLSPLYELKALRQLWLYGNPLEPAAVAALEKALPKCEVFI; encoded by the coding sequence ATGAGCATGACGGTCTGTGCGGAGTGCGGTGATCCACTGAGCACCACGGCGGCGGCGTGCCCGCACTGTGGCGCGCCGGCGGCGGTGGCTTTGCGCGTACCCGCGGCGGTGCCGACGGATTGGCCGGAGGCGTTGGAAGCGGCGGTGCGCGCGTCGCTGCAATGGCCGGAGGGGCAATTGACGGCGGAATGTCTGGCGCGGGTGGAATCGGTGAAACTGGATGAAACGGAAGCGGAGGACCTTACCCATTGGGTGGCGGGATTGCGCTGCCTACCTGCGCTGAAAATGCTGGGCTTCTCGCGCGCGGGCATTGCCGACGCGGGTCCGTTGCGTGAATTGGTGGGCTTGCGGTATTTGTATTTGGAAAAAAACCACGTCACGGATCTTTCGCCGTTGTATGAATTGAAAGCGCTTAGGCAATTGTGGCTGTACGGCAACCCGCTCGAACCGGCGGCGGTGGCGGCATTGGAAAAGGCGCTGCCGAAGTGCGAGGTGTTTATTTGA
- a CDS encoding ABC transporter permease: MKKNTLGIIGLFFLIFVITAVMNHDFLNAFNMHNLIKWSSLYAIMSIGVAFVIITGGIDLSIGSLVGLVAVMLAVMLKVKGLSPGVAIASTLGLSALIGLIHGLLVTKAKLQPFVVTLCGLLIYRSLARWIGGDHSDLGPIPIKDDPGYANIDSINQTANLLSGKLAITDSFSLPHPLFFMLIIGIAAAVVLNRTIWGRYLFALGNNEEGARYSGISTDALKIGAYVICSLLAGIAGVLFAFEVGAVQPASFGEFYELFAIAGAVLGGCSLRGGRGSMLGIIIAVAVIWLIFNAMPMLGISSKLEYGVLGLVILFGVLADELLKAYTAKRAAAKQQQ, encoded by the coding sequence ATGAAAAAAAACACCCTTGGCATTATTGGATTGTTCTTCCTCATCTTCGTGATCACCGCAGTCATGAATCACGATTTTCTCAATGCATTCAACATGCACAACCTGATCAAGTGGTCCAGCCTCTACGCCATCATGAGCATTGGAGTGGCGTTTGTGATTATTACCGGAGGCATTGATCTTTCCATCGGATCATTAGTGGGATTGGTGGCGGTGATGTTGGCGGTGATGCTCAAAGTGAAAGGCCTAAGCCCAGGCGTGGCCATCGCCTCCACCCTGGGCCTGTCAGCACTCATCGGCCTCATCCATGGCTTGCTCGTTACCAAAGCTAAGCTCCAACCCTTTGTCGTCACCCTCTGCGGCCTATTGATTTACCGAAGCCTCGCCCGTTGGATTGGGGGCGACCATTCGGACCTCGGCCCCATCCCGATCAAGGACGATCCGGGCTATGCCAACATCGACTCAATCAATCAAACTGCCAACCTACTCAGCGGCAAACTTGCCATCACGGATTCCTTTAGCCTCCCCCACCCGCTATTTTTCATGCTCATCATAGGCATCGCAGCCGCAGTAGTTTTGAATCGCACCATTTGGGGACGCTACCTATTTGCTCTGGGCAATAATGAGGAAGGCGCGCGCTACAGCGGCATTAGCACCGACGCATTGAAGATTGGCGCCTACGTGATTTGCTCCCTGTTGGCCGGAATTGCGGGCGTACTGTTCGCGTTTGAGGTCGGTGCCGTGCAACCCGCTTCATTCGGTGAATTCTATGAACTCTTCGCCATCGCAGGCGCCGTGCTTGGAGGATGCAGCCTGCGTGGCGGCAGAGGATCCATGCTCGGCATCATTATTGCCGTGGCCGTCATTTGGCTCATTTTCAATGCGATGCCGATGCTGGGTATTTCTTCCAAGCTGGAATACGGGGTGCTTGGGCTAGTGATTTTGTTTGGCGTCCTCGCTGATGAATTACTCAAGGCATACACCGCCAAACGCGCCGCGGCAAAGCAGCAACAATGA
- a CDS encoding type II secretion system protein: MKKNQKGFTLIELLVVIAIIGILASMLLPALARAKAKAARIKCVNNLSSIGKASLGFSQANDGRTPWNLIPSQTANHFGSAASGTAGAIFGLAAMKSEVQTAKILVSPCDAARTADNEVLQNYWSSVNTKGGTAADARLLPLPPLTPMGTTTGISYIFCLGGDHQRPATVVALTRNLGTNDVAAGNWSGADEDVIPPNAMAGLNKSQGQLVRSDGSASQSTDADLGASGKVVKGHINARGGTSPLGASRTGVIR, from the coding sequence ATGAAGAAAAACCAAAAAGGCTTCACCCTGATCGAACTGCTGGTCGTGATCGCGATCATCGGAATTCTTGCTAGTATGTTGCTTCCCGCCTTGGCTCGCGCCAAAGCAAAAGCCGCTCGCATCAAATGTGTGAACAACCTCAGCAGCATCGGCAAGGCATCCCTCGGATTTAGCCAAGCAAATGACGGCCGTACACCTTGGAACCTGATCCCCAGCCAAACAGCTAACCATTTTGGTTCTGCTGCGAGCGGCACTGCGGGCGCCATCTTTGGCTTGGCCGCAATGAAGAGCGAAGTTCAGACTGCCAAAATCCTGGTTTCCCCTTGCGACGCAGCTCGCACCGCGGACAACGAGGTTCTTCAGAACTACTGGTCGTCGGTGAACACCAAGGGAGGCACAGCCGCAGATGCCCGTCTGTTGCCGCTGCCCCCACTGACGCCCATGGGCACCACGACTGGTATAAGCTACATCTTCTGCCTGGGCGGTGACCATCAACGCCCCGCGACAGTGGTGGCTCTGACTCGTAACCTGGGCACCAACGACGTTGCTGCTGGCAACTGGAGTGGTGCGGATGAGGACGTGATCCCTCCGAACGCGATGGCCGGCTTGAACAAGTCACAAGGCCAGCTCGTGCGGTCTGACGGCAGCGCAAGCCAGTCCACTGACGCCGACCTCGGCGCTTCTGGCAAAGTTGTGAAAGGTCACATCAACGCTCGCGGTGGCACCAGCCCCCTCGGCGCCTCTCGCACCGGCGTGATCCGCTAG
- the recQ gene encoding DNA helicase RecQ — translation MSPPDLLELLKRYFGFDSFRPLQEEIIRTALDGRDAFVLMPTGGGKSLCYQLPALAGDGLTIVISPLIALMKDQVDALQTAGAPATFLNSTLEADESRQRIAGLHRGEYRLLYIAPERLMLSGTLDMLESWRPQCIAIDEAHCISEWGHDFRPEYRRLAELRHRFGNIPMMALTATATKRVRADIISELRLENPARFVASFNRPNLHYRVIQRQQPVQQVLAIIKKNEGESGIVYCGSRKGTEQLAERLLENGVKAAAYHAGMDAKKRARNQEAFIHDNVQVICATIAFGMGIDKPDVRYVIHRDLPKNIEGYYQETGRAGRDGLPAECVLLMNPADVAKQTGFIEEKTDEQEQAIARAQLQQMVHYAETRDCRRRELLAYFDEPFAEVNCGACDNCLEPKETFNGTEAAQKFLACIFRVQQHSHFSVGMNHIADVLCGADTEKIRNWGHEQLSTHGIGTEFGRMEWKTIGRELVRMGYAHQTSGRMTVLELTPEGSNWLRDPNRMDLELTRPVDSKPGKPSKSRRAKAGGIECDEALFDQLRALRLSLATERGVPPYIVFSDVALRQMARGYPVTLETFGLIHGVGDKKLNEFGSVFTAEIQKFLEENPRREFAA, via the coding sequence ATGTCTCCGCCCGACTTGTTGGAATTGCTGAAGCGTTACTTTGGGTTCGATTCCTTTCGTCCGTTGCAGGAGGAAATTATTCGCACCGCACTCGACGGCCGGGATGCGTTTGTGCTGATGCCCACCGGCGGCGGCAAATCGCTCTGCTACCAACTCCCCGCACTGGCGGGCGACGGGCTCACCATTGTCATCTCGCCGCTGATTGCGTTAATGAAAGATCAGGTGGATGCGTTGCAAACCGCCGGTGCACCCGCCACGTTTCTGAACTCCACGCTCGAAGCCGATGAATCACGCCAACGCATCGCGGGTTTGCATCGCGGTGAATACAGGCTGCTCTACATCGCGCCCGAGCGGTTGATGCTCAGCGGCACGCTGGACATGCTCGAGAGCTGGCGACCGCAATGCATCGCCATCGACGAGGCCCACTGCATCAGCGAATGGGGTCACGACTTCCGCCCCGAATACCGCCGACTCGCCGAACTGCGCCATCGGTTTGGCAACATTCCTATGATGGCGCTCACCGCCACCGCCACCAAGCGCGTTCGTGCGGATATCATCAGCGAGCTGCGCCTCGAAAACCCCGCCCGCTTCGTTGCCAGCTTCAACCGGCCCAATCTCCATTATCGCGTCATTCAGCGGCAGCAACCGGTCCAGCAGGTATTGGCGATCATCAAAAAAAACGAGGGCGAAAGCGGTATCGTATACTGCGGTAGTCGCAAGGGCACCGAGCAACTGGCCGAACGGCTTTTGGAAAACGGCGTGAAGGCGGCGGCATATCATGCGGGGATGGACGCCAAAAAACGCGCGCGCAATCAGGAGGCCTTTATCCACGACAACGTGCAGGTGATTTGCGCGACCATCGCTTTCGGCATGGGCATCGATAAGCCGGACGTCCGGTACGTGATCCATCGCGACCTCCCGAAAAACATTGAAGGCTATTATCAGGAAACCGGCCGCGCCGGTCGTGACGGGTTGCCGGCTGAATGCGTGCTGCTGATGAACCCCGCGGACGTGGCCAAGCAGACCGGGTTCATTGAGGAAAAAACCGACGAGCAGGAACAAGCCATCGCGCGCGCTCAACTGCAGCAAATGGTGCACTATGCCGAAACCCGCGACTGTCGCCGCCGGGAATTGTTAGCATACTTTGACGAACCATTTGCAGAAGTGAATTGCGGCGCATGCGACAACTGCCTCGAACCCAAGGAGACCTTCAACGGCACCGAGGCTGCACAGAAATTTCTCGCGTGTATTTTCCGCGTTCAACAGCACAGCCATTTCAGCGTGGGCATGAATCACATCGCGGACGTGTTGTGCGGTGCGGACACGGAGAAAATTCGCAACTGGGGCCACGAGCAACTGAGCACGCACGGCATTGGCACGGAATTCGGACGCATGGAGTGGAAGACGATTGGCCGCGAATTGGTGCGAATGGGCTACGCCCACCAAACATCCGGACGCATGACCGTGCTGGAACTGACGCCAGAAGGGTCCAACTGGTTGCGCGACCCCAATCGTATGGATCTGGAATTGACCCGCCCCGTCGATTCGAAGCCGGGAAAACCTTCCAAATCTCGCAGAGCAAAAGCGGGCGGGATTGAATGCGACGAGGCGTTATTCGATCAATTGCGGGCGCTGCGTCTTAGCTTAGCCACTGAGCGCGGGGTGCCGCCTTACATCGTTTTTTCGGATGTGGCACTGCGCCAAATGGCACGGGGATATCCAGTGACGCTCGAAACATTCGGTCTCATTCACGGCGTGGGTGATAAAAAGCTGAACGAGTTTGGATCCGTTTTTACCGCAGAGATTCAAAAGTTTTTGGAGGAGAATCCGAGGCGGGAATTTGCCGCGTGA
- a CDS encoding sugar ABC transporter ATP-binding protein — translation MVPPATPLLEVRGLSKHFPGVRALHKARLTLAHGEVLAVIGENGAGKSTLMKILAGVQPADTGEILIDDHPIQFRNVRDALAQGVALIHQELNLAANLDLAANIFLGRELHQFGFINHTELQAQAAQYLQRVGLNLAPDTLVGDLPIGRQQLVEIAKALSCNARVLIMDEPTSSLSQHETETLFEVVHDLRAQGISVIYISHRLGEVKELADRVLVLRDGEIAGELSREEINHDAMVRLMVGRDLDQFYDRKQHDPGDLVLELEAVRTPAHPHCEISLQLRAGEIVGIAGLVGSGRTELLQTLFGVTPAVGGQMRVAGEPFAPRNPHEAIRAGLALAPEDRKQHGLILQMAVRENASLASLERDQKNGLLNFDAEETVATEAVEQLAIKTPTLDQATVYLSGGNQQKVVLGKWLTLKPRVLLLDEPTRGIDVGAKREIYRLMEQLAADGVAILFVSSEMEEVLGMADRALVMHEGRLAGELNRNQLSEESIMQLATGTALAA, via the coding sequence ATGGTGCCCCCGGCAACACCACTACTGGAGGTTCGGGGTTTGAGCAAACACTTCCCCGGCGTGCGCGCCTTGCACAAAGCGCGCCTCACCCTCGCCCATGGTGAAGTGCTCGCAGTGATCGGCGAAAATGGAGCAGGCAAAAGTACGCTCATGAAAATCCTCGCCGGCGTGCAGCCTGCGGACACCGGCGAAATCCTGATCGATGATCACCCCATCCAATTTCGAAACGTGCGCGACGCGCTCGCACAAGGCGTGGCGCTCATTCACCAGGAGTTAAACCTCGCTGCCAATCTCGACCTCGCCGCCAATATTTTTCTCGGCCGGGAGCTGCACCAATTCGGCTTTATCAATCACACTGAGCTCCAAGCCCAGGCCGCCCAATATCTTCAACGCGTTGGGCTAAACCTTGCGCCCGACACGCTCGTGGGCGATTTGCCCATCGGCCGCCAGCAACTCGTTGAAATCGCCAAGGCCCTTTCCTGCAATGCGCGCGTGCTGATTATGGATGAACCCACCAGCAGCCTTTCGCAACACGAAACCGAAACCCTCTTCGAAGTCGTCCACGACCTGCGTGCGCAGGGCATCAGCGTCATTTATATTTCCCACCGGCTTGGTGAGGTTAAGGAATTGGCCGACCGCGTCCTTGTGCTGCGCGATGGCGAAATTGCCGGTGAACTGAGCCGCGAAGAAATCAACCACGATGCCATGGTGCGGCTCATGGTGGGCCGCGATCTCGATCAGTTTTACGACCGCAAACAACACGACCCCGGCGACCTCGTGTTGGAGCTCGAAGCCGTACGCACCCCCGCGCACCCGCACTGTGAAATTTCCTTGCAACTACGCGCCGGCGAAATCGTGGGCATCGCCGGCCTGGTCGGCTCGGGCCGCACTGAATTGCTGCAAACCCTCTTTGGCGTTACCCCTGCCGTGGGCGGCCAAATGCGAGTGGCAGGCGAACCCTTTGCCCCTCGCAATCCGCACGAAGCCATCCGCGCCGGACTCGCCCTCGCACCCGAAGACCGCAAACAACACGGCCTCATTTTGCAAATGGCCGTACGCGAAAATGCCAGCCTCGCTAGCCTCGAGCGTGATCAGAAAAACGGCCTGCTCAATTTTGATGCTGAGGAAACAGTCGCCACCGAAGCCGTCGAACAGCTCGCCATCAAAACCCCCACCCTCGACCAAGCCACCGTGTATCTCTCCGGCGGCAACCAACAAAAAGTCGTGCTCGGCAAATGGCTCACACTCAAACCGCGCGTGCTGTTGCTCGACGAACCCACCCGCGGAATCGACGTGGGTGCCAAGCGCGAGATTTACCGACTCATGGAACAACTCGCCGCCGACGGCGTAGCCATCCTATTTGTCTCCAGCGAAATGGAGGAAGTCCTCGGCATGGCTGACCGCGCACTCGTCATGCACGAAGGCCGCCTCGCCGGCGAACTCAACCGCAACCAACTCAGCGAGGAATCTATCATGCAGCTTGCCACCGGCACCGCACTCGCAGCCTGA
- a CDS encoding sulfatase: MRTLLFALIGLFGFSLLAETRKPPTNVVIIFIDDMGYADIGPFGAKNYPTPHLDQMAREGRKFTDFYVTQAVCSASRAGLLTGCYNVRVGILGALGPKARHGINPNELTIAELCKQKNYATACYGKWHLGHHQKFLPLQHGFDDYFGLPYSNDMWPYHPGVMHLPMEERLKRWTHLPLIDGNAVINPRVTGKDQEQLTTQYTERAVSFIENNKDRPFFLYVPHSMVHVPLYVSEKFKGKSKAGLFGDVMMEVDWSVGQILGTLRKHQLDKNTLVIFTSDNGPWLSYGDHAGSAGPLREGKGTMFDGGCRESTLMWWPGTVPAGSVCTTPAMTIDILPTVAELIGAKLPRQKIDGKSIVNLVTGTDDQSPQEAYFFYYGPQLQAVRMGKWKLHFPHGYRTMAGKPGGKNGIPTRYAAAKIGLALFDLEKDIGETTDVKANHPEVVTRLQALGEAMRNELGDTNRKGKGQRAAGQL; this comes from the coding sequence ATGCGCACTCTACTTTTTGCCCTCATCGGATTGTTTGGGTTTTCGCTTCTGGCTGAAACCCGCAAGCCCCCCACCAACGTCGTCATCATTTTCATCGATGATATGGGCTATGCGGATATCGGGCCCTTTGGTGCTAAAAATTATCCCACCCCCCACCTCGACCAAATGGCAAGGGAGGGAAGGAAGTTCACGGATTTTTATGTGACCCAAGCCGTCTGCAGCGCGTCCCGCGCGGGACTGCTCACGGGCTGCTACAATGTGCGCGTGGGCATCCTCGGCGCACTTGGGCCCAAGGCGCGGCACGGCATCAATCCCAACGAATTGACGATCGCCGAACTCTGCAAACAAAAAAACTACGCCACCGCCTGTTACGGCAAATGGCATCTCGGCCATCACCAAAAGTTTCTACCCTTGCAGCACGGCTTCGATGATTACTTTGGCCTGCCGTACTCGAATGATATGTGGCCTTACCACCCGGGCGTGATGCATCTGCCGATGGAAGAACGGCTGAAGCGCTGGACGCATCTGCCGCTGATCGACGGCAACGCGGTCATCAATCCCCGTGTCACCGGCAAAGATCAGGAGCAGCTCACCACCCAATACACCGAACGCGCCGTTTCGTTCATTGAGAACAACAAAGACCGCCCATTCTTCCTCTATGTGCCGCACTCGATGGTGCATGTGCCGCTTTATGTTTCCGAAAAATTCAAAGGCAAAAGCAAAGCCGGTTTGTTTGGCGACGTCATGATGGAGGTGGACTGGAGCGTGGGCCAAATCCTCGGCACGTTACGCAAGCACCAACTCGACAAAAACACGCTCGTCATTTTCACCAGCGACAACGGTCCATGGCTCAGTTACGGCGACCACGCCGGTTCGGCCGGGCCGCTGCGCGAGGGCAAGGGGACGATGTTCGATGGTGGCTGCCGTGAGAGCACGCTGATGTGGTGGCCCGGCACGGTCCCCGCCGGCAGCGTTTGCACAACGCCCGCGATGACGATTGATATTTTGCCGACGGTGGCCGAACTCATCGGCGCCAAATTGCCCAGGCAAAAAATCGACGGCAAAAGCATCGTGAACCTCGTAACCGGCACCGATGACCAGAGCCCGCAGGAAGCGTATTTTTTTTATTACGGGCCCCAGTTGCAAGCGGTTCGGATGGGCAAATGGAAACTGCATTTCCCGCACGGCTACCGCACGATGGCCGGCAAACCTGGCGGCAAAAATGGAATTCCAACGCGATACGCTGCGGCAAAAATCGGGCTGGCGCTATTTGATTTGGAAAAAGACATCGGCGAAACCACGGATGTGAAAGCAAACCACCCCGAAGTGGTCACCCGACTGCAGGCACTCGGGGAGGCCATGCGCAACGAGCTGGGCGATACCAACCGTAAAGGCAAAGGGCAGCGCGCAGCGGGGCAACTTTGA
- a CDS encoding sugar-binding protein yields the protein MKTTRCLIAFACASALLWGWGCGKSTDSKPITIAYVTNGVDPFWDLCAAGVRIAETEFKIKCEVHMPTKGVVDQKRIMESLIAKGVNGIAISPIDAANQTRFLNDVAKNTKLITQDADAPDSDRLVYIGTNNYLAGRALGKLVKDAIPEGGEVFILVGRLEQLNARQRRQGVIDELLGKPEQKLGSVKFDAEDAKNLTANESKYTILETRTDDFNKAKAKSNAESAIAKHKNLKCMVGLFAYNPPACLAAIQEAGMTGKIQVCGFDEPDAMLQAIKDGTAYGTISQQPWKYGYESVKMLKSILDGNTPADTFLEVPFLVITKDNVDEFWKTKKEMAKLGKQ from the coding sequence ATGAAAACCACCCGTTGCCTCATCGCGTTCGCGTGTGCCTCGGCCCTGTTGTGGGGCTGGGGTTGCGGAAAATCAACTGACTCAAAACCCATTACCATCGCTTATGTAACCAATGGAGTGGATCCGTTCTGGGATCTGTGTGCCGCGGGCGTGCGCATTGCGGAAACGGAATTTAAAATCAAATGCGAAGTACATATGCCCACCAAGGGGGTGGTGGATCAAAAGCGCATCATGGAATCGCTCATCGCCAAGGGCGTGAACGGCATTGCCATCAGCCCCATTGATGCGGCAAACCAAACACGGTTCCTGAATGACGTTGCCAAAAACACCAAACTCATTACCCAGGATGCGGATGCGCCTGACAGTGACCGTTTGGTTTACATCGGCACCAACAACTATCTGGCCGGCCGTGCATTGGGGAAGCTGGTCAAAGATGCCATCCCAGAGGGCGGCGAAGTTTTCATCTTGGTCGGTCGCCTTGAACAACTTAATGCCCGCCAACGACGCCAAGGGGTCATTGATGAATTGCTTGGCAAACCGGAACAAAAACTGGGCTCTGTAAAATTTGATGCGGAGGATGCCAAAAACCTCACCGCCAACGAATCCAAATATACGATCCTCGAAACACGCACCGATGATTTTAATAAAGCCAAAGCCAAGAGCAACGCCGAGAGCGCCATTGCCAAACACAAAAACCTCAAGTGCATGGTCGGCCTTTTTGCCTACAACCCGCCGGCCTGTCTGGCCGCCATTCAGGAAGCCGGAATGACCGGCAAAATCCAAGTTTGCGGATTCGATGAACCCGATGCGATGCTGCAAGCCATCAAAGATGGGACCGCCTACGGCACCATCAGCCAGCAGCCGTGGAAATACGGCTACGAATCGGTGAAGATGCTCAAGAGCATCCTCGACGGCAACACCCCCGCGGACACATTTCTTGAAGTCCCGTTTCTGGTAATCACCAAAGACAACGTGGATGAGTTTTGGAAAACAAAAAAAGAAATGGCCAAGCTGGGCAAACAATAA